A window of the Diorhabda carinulata isolate Delta chromosome 1, icDioCari1.1, whole genome shotgun sequence genome harbors these coding sequences:
- the LOC130892522 gene encoding cyclin-dependent kinase 2-interacting protein-like, translating into MQNKSLTPSKFQPLQLPQSPVSLSPNKNLTGSARVIRDLVADIYNNIQNWNNYHIKGSQAIKRIVLLKSENINEYSNELEDAINDLYGITKHLNTCKEKLEIYKEQILALSKTEKRLDPVFISLTVEDMVTLIETVVASYSEESKVKNMVLEHTAHVRNTDEAMFFAASWTLQPFITNDINLKMETLLVETGHRKFI; encoded by the exons atgCAGAATAAATCTTTAACGCCTTCAAAGTTTCAACCTTTACAAC ttCCTCAGAGTCCTGTAAGCCTTtctccaaataaaaatttaacggGATCTGCTAGAGTCATTAGGGATTTAGTTGCtgatatttataacaatattcaaaattggaaTAATTATCACATAAAAGGTTCGCAAGCTATTAAACGAATCGTTCTATTGAAATCTGAAAATATAAACGAATATTCTAACGAATTAGAAGATGCTATTAACGACTTGTACGGAATTACGAAACATTTAAACACttgtaaagaaaaactggaaatttaTAAAGAACAAATATTAGCATTAAGTAAAACAGAAAAAAGACTTGATCctgtatttatttctttaactGTAGAAGATATGGTTACTTTGATTGAAACTGTAGTTGCTAGTTACTCGGAAGAATCCAAG GTTAAAAATATGGTTTTGGAACATACAGCTCACGTTAGAAATACAGATGAAGCGATGTTTTTCGCCGCTAGTTGGACGCTTCAACCCTTTATCACAAACGACATAAATCTTAAAATGGAAACATTATTAGTAGAAACTGGGcatcgaaaatttatttga
- the LOC130891691 gene encoding uncharacterized protein LOC130891691, translating into MQKEKGSQEKPFACDVQGCDMTFTNKDHLDWHRKKHEMMLNLGLVNKISSNDVADQTPTPTRFIRNCEEIGLFQDLQNVNPFDEIFKRAVKNGDTVIEPSNINNNSNDTLHTPHIIPHNIDNKCLKNNSDCEVCLIPGTSNDSNSSVNVRKKIKENIKNKLIKDKSPPILSEDLIYDKNDEKSRNFINSKENKSKIVVDTKLEKLREMNRAAQNRCRKRKRQMLKEMMEQFANLRKENENLKRELKDLKLLHSKCGTVTNQGAVVTSIITEDSSQPIPTKITSPSSLLIQILPIHQLPLVSPETSTSPNFIKHKDKSRHLRKIVPNILKKTNQ; encoded by the exons ATGCAGAAAGAAAAAGGTTCTCAAGAAAAACCTTTTGCTTGCGATGTACAAGGATGTGATATGACTTTTACTAATAAAGATCATTTAGATTGGCACCGAAAAAAACACGAAATGATGTTAAATTTGGGGTTAGTTAATAAAATTTCGTCGAACGATGTGGCAGATCAAACTCCAACCCCAACTAGATTCATTAGAAATTGTGAAGAAATAGGTTTATTTCAAGATTTACAAAATGTCAATCCTTTTGACGAAATCTTCAAGAGAGCAGTTAAAAACGGTGATACGGTTATTGAACCAtcgaatattaataataattcaaatgatACTTTACATACTCCCCATATCATACCGCACAATATTGacaataaatgtttaaaaaataatagtgattGTGAAGTTTGCCTCATTCCTGGTACTAGTAACGATTCGAATTCTTCAGTGAacgttagaaaaaaaataaaagaaaacattaaaaataaattaattaaagataAATCACCACCCATTTTATCTGAAGAtttaatatatgataaaaatgatgaaaaatcgaGAAATTTCATCAACAgcaaagaaaataaatcaaaaattgtagtagatacaaaattggaaaaattgagagaaatgAACAGAGCCGCTCAAAATAGATGTAGGAAGAGGAAAAGGCaaatgttgaaggaaatgatgGAACAATTTGCAAATTTGAGAAAGgagaatgaaaatttaaaaagggAATTAAAAGACCTCAAATTGCTACATAGTAAATGTGGAACAGTTACAAATCAAG GGGCAGTCGTTACATCTATCATCACTGAAGATTCTAGTCAGCCTATCCCAACAAAAATTACATCGCCATCTTCACTTCTTATACAAATTCTGCCTATACATCAATTGCCTCTGGTATCACCAGAAACTTCAACATCACCCAATTTCATCAAGCACAAAGACAAAAGCAGACATCTTAGAAAAATTGTACcgaacattttgaagaaaactaACCAATAA
- the LOC130891682 gene encoding poly(A) RNA polymerase, mitochondrial — protein MSCFINPNRFKYLDIPVIKKSLFYFQTKKTTRYKPLRNFCTHDKRDEKDSFIPFLQRINLKRSEAKRSIVVQVQSPQSFKELWSFCNSIGHVKCMLHYSIGIEPMHFIIVEFDKETDIENIMKSGIYANRSVGMPTKSHFLWFKAPNKKSSILKEIKKTIHLSTEFGTRIKDEEEIRMTLIKSLNISDQIKTLYDITKLNDIGTRLRYLTALQIEDSLRGMFPHAIAYPFGSSVNGYGKMGCDLDLFLRLADDKIDENGRLVFHCKPLNGSDRSTTQRCMETIGDIIHNFLPGCGQVRRILQARVPIIKYHQQLTDVECDISMSNMSGVHMSDFLYIMGELDERVRPLIFAIRKWAKAKGITNSSPGRWISNFALTLLVIAFLQNPSEGRQPILPSLNKLTELAGANDRFLLEDGTDVSFLRDVRKYKQQIENRDSLEQLVRQFYEHYAQFDFEKKAVCLNETVDVSKPEFSPIYIINPLERGLNVSKNVSTEEVIRFQREVRNAAWILESQESKSDDWGLLSLLYDNSSKIVNRTKPGRLVEVRSLFDKEAEMERRGRSKVINKRR, from the exons ATGAGTTGTTTTATAAATCCAAACCGattcaaatatttggatattcctgtgataaaaaaatctttattctattttcaaactaaaaagaCTACCAGATATAAACCTCTCAGAAATTTTTGTACACACG ATAAACGTGACGAAAAGGATAGTTTTATACCATTTCTTCAGAGGATAAATCTAAAACGTTCAGAAGCTAAACGTAGTATCGTAGTACAAGTACAATCACCACAATCTTTCAAAGAATTATGGTCGTTTTGCAATTCTATAGGACACGTTAAATGTATGTTGCATTATTCAATCGGTATTGAACCAATG cATTTTATTATTGTCGAATTTGATAAAGAAACAGACATCGAGAATATAATGAAGTCTGGTATTTATGCAAATAGGAGTGTAGGAATGCcaacaaaatctcattttttatgGTTTAAAGCGCcgaataaaaaaagttctatATTAAAAGAGATTAAGAAAACTATCCATTTATCAACAGAATTCGGAACTAGGAtaaaagatgaagaagaaataagAATGACATTAATTAAATCTTTGAAc aTTTCAGATCAGATAAAGACTTTATATGACATCACTAAATTAAATGATATTGGAACTCGTTTGAGATATTTAACTGCCTTACAAATAGAAGACTCTTTAAGGGGAATGTTTCCTCATGCTATTGCTTATCCTTTTGGATCGAGTGTGAATGGTTATGGCAAAATGGGATGTGATCTAGATCTGTTTTTAAGACTTGCTGATGATAAG atAGACGAAAATGGTCGATTAGTTTTCCACTGCAAACCCTTAAATGGATCGGATAGATCGACAACACAGAGATGCATGGAAACGATCGGCGATATAATCCACAACTTTTTACCGGGATGCGGACAAGTTCGAAGGATCTTGCAAGCGAGAGTACCGATAATTAAGTACCACCAACAATTAACCGATGTCGAATGTGATATATCGATGTCAAATAT gTCTGGCGTACACATGTCGGATTTTCTTTACATTATGGGAGAATTAGACGAACGCGTACGACCGTTGATATTCGCTATCAGAAAATGGGCGAAAGCTAAAGGAATTACGAATTCTTCTCCCGGTAGATGGATTTCTAATTTTGCTCTAACTTTACTTGTTATTGCGTTCCTACAAAATCCCTCCGAAGGAAGACAACCGATTTTACCATCTCTGAATAAACTGACGGAATTGGCGG GTGCGAACGACCGGTTCCTATTAGAAGACGGTACAGACGTTTCTTTTTTAAGAGACGTTCGTAAATACAAACAACAAATCGAAAATCGCGATTCTTTGGAACAACTCGTACGACAATTTTACGAACATTACGCTCAATTCGATTTCGAAAAAAAGGCGGTGTGTTTGAACGAAACGGTAGACGTATCGAAACCGGAATTTAGTCccatttatataataaatccGCTAGAAAGAGGATTGAACGTAAGTAAAAACGTTAGTACGGAAGAAGTGATTCGATTCCAACGAGAAGTTCGAAACGCCGCTTGGATTCTAGAATCGCAAGAATCCAAATCAGACGATTGGGGATTATTATCGTTGTTATACGATAATTCCTCTAAAATCGTTAATCGAACTAAACCTGGACGATTAGTGGAAGTTCGTAGTTTATTCGATAAGGAAGCTGAAATGGAAAGAAGAGGTCGAAGTAAGGTAATTAATAAACGTCGGTAa